The following is a genomic window from Candidatus Methylacidiphilales bacterium.
ACCCGCATGAGGCCTCCAAACCTTAAACCTGGAGCAAGATGAACAGACGATGTTTTATAAAGCTGGCGGTAAAAGGAAGCGCGGCCGTATTGCTGGTCAGGGGACTGGACGGAATATTCCGGCCCGCGGATGTTCTGGCCGGCGCATCACCGCGACGCTTTGTATTTCTCGTTGATACCTATAAATGCATCGGCTGCGGTTTTTGTGTGAAGGCCTGCAAACTGGAAAACGAAATTCCTTTTGATGCCGATGTTTCCCGAACCTGGGTGGAACGGTACGTCGTTACCGGAGAGGGGGACGTATTGGCGGATACCCCCCAAGAGGCGCGTCATGGTTTTACCACAGGCCGGTTTGAC
Proteins encoded in this region:
- a CDS encoding 4Fe-4S dicluster domain-containing protein, giving the protein MNRRCFIKLAVKGSAAVLLVRGLDGIFRPADVLAGASPRRFVFLVDTYKCIGCGFCVKACKLENEIPFDADVSRTWVERYVVTGEGDVLADTPQEARHGFTTGRFDLGRGKFKDIPSEIIRKGFFVPKLCNQCAKPPCVQVCPV